CCGACGGCGACGTCGACGAGATCGTCAACAGCGCCCAGGCCGAGATCTACGCGGTCACCGAGCAGCGCACCAGCGAGGACTACCTGCCGCTCGGCGACATCATGGAGGGTGCGCTCGACGAGATCGAGGCGATCGGGTCGAGGTCGGGGGAGATGACCGGTGTGCCGACCGGTTTCACGGACCTCGACCAGCTCACCAACGGGCTGCACCCCGGCCAGATGATCATCATCGCGGCCCGTCCCGCCATGGGTAAGTCGACGCTGGCTCTGGACTTCGCGCGGGCCTGCTCGATCAAGCACAACATGCCGAGCGTGATCTTCTCGCTCGAAATGGGCCGCAACGAGATCGCGATGCGCCTGCTGTCGGCCGAGGCGCGCGTGGCCCTGCACCACATGCGGTCCGGCACGATGACCGACGAGGACTGGACCCGGCTCGCGCGCCGTATGCCGGACGTCTCGGCCGCGCCCCTCTACATCGACGACTCCCCGAACCTGTCGATGATGGAGATCCGCGCCAAGTGCCGTCGACTCAAGCAGCGTGCTGACCTGAAGCTCGTCGTCATCGACTACCTCCAACTGATGCAGTCGGGCGGAAAGCGGTCCGAGAGCCGACAGCAGGAGGTCTCCGACATGTCGCGAAACCTGAAGCTCCTCGCCAAGGAGCTGGAGCTGCCGGTGATCGCGCTGTCGCAGCTGAACCGTGGTCCCGAGCAGCGCACGGACAAGAAGCCGATGGTCTCCGACCTGCGTGAGTCCGGCTCGATCGAGCAGGACGCGGACATGGTGATCCTGCTGCACCGCGAGGACGCGTACGAGAAGGAGTCACCGCGCGCGGGCGAGGCGGACATCATCGTCGGCAAGCACCGTAACGGTCCGACAGCGACGATCACGGTCGCCTTCCAGGGCCACTACTCGCGCTTCGTGGACATGGCGCAGACCTGATCCGACGTGTTGTAGGGGTGCCACCCGCGGAGCATATGGCCCGTGACTCCCGGGCTGCGCTCAGCGCCTCGTCTCGTACCTGGTCAGGATCACGCCGCCGGGAAGCGTCCGCGTCTCCACCAGGTTCAGGTTCACCCAGTTGTCCAGCGCGGTGAAGAACGGCGTGCCGCCGCCCACCAGGACCGGCGCGGTGGCCAGCACGTACTCGTCGATCAGCCCGGCCCGCATGGCCGCCCCGGCGAGTGTCGCGCCGCCGATGTCCATCGGGCCGCCGTCCTCGGCCTTGAGCCGGGTGATCTCGGCGACCGCGTCGCCGGTGACCAGGCGGGTGTTCCAGTCGACCTTGTCGATCGTCGAGGAGAACACCACCTTCGACATGTCCCGCCAGCGGCGCGCGAACTCGATCTCCGCCGGGGTGGCGCCCGGCTGCTGGTCGCCGGTCGGCCAGTAGGAGCTCATCGTCTGCCACAGCTTGCGCCCGTACAGCGACAGGTCGGTCGCCTGCAACCGGTCGGACCAAAACTGGAACAGCTCGTCGCTCGGCACGCTCCAGCCGATGTCGTCGCCGGGCGCGGCGATGTAGCCGTCCAGGCTCAGGTTCATGCCGTAGATCAGTTTCCGCATGGCACCAGCCTTCCGTGAGTCGGTCTCACGCGTACAGACCGGCGCGGCGCGGGAAACTCATCGGTGCGCGATCGGAGCTCGCATGTAGTCCTCGTGCCCCCTGTCCGCCTGCTCGGACCCGTCCTGGTGTGCCGACCCCGGACAAATGCGCTCGACGTGAGGTGCCGGGCCGGGTGGACTGGTGCCATGACGACATCCATGGAAGAACTGCTTCCCACCACACGGCGGGCTCTGCTGCACCGTATCGCCGCCGCACAGGCCGAGGGGCGGGCGCCGTCGCTGGTCGCGGCGGTCGTCCGGGGCGGGGAGGCGGTGTGGCACGGGTCGCGGACCTCGGTGGACGGGCACGGGCCGGACGAGAACGTGCAGTACCGGATCGGCTCGATCACCAAGACCTTCACCGCCGTCCTCGTGCTGCGGCTGCGCGACGAAGGCGTGCTGGACCTCGACGATCCGCTGGAGAAGCACCTTCCGGGGACCGGCGCGGGTGAAGCCACGGTCGCCCAACTGCTCGCGCACACGGCCGGGCTGGCGGCCGAGTCGCCCGCGCCCTGGTGGGAGCGGACCCCCGGCTCTCTGCGGCCCGACCTCGCGGACGTCCTGGGTGAGCAGCCCTTTTTGCATCCGTCAGGTCGCCGGTTCCACTACTCGAACCCCGGATACACACTGCTGGGTGCTCTGGTCGAGGAACTCCGGGGCGCCCCCTGGGAAGACGTTCTACGACGTGAGGTGCTCGAACCGCTGGGGCTGCACCGGACAAGCGGGCAGCCGCAGGCGCCGCACGCGGGCGGCTGGGCCGTTCACCCCTGGGCCGACGTGATGCTTCCGGAACCGTCCGAGGATCTCGGACGGATGGCACCGGCCGGTCAACTCTGGTCCACCACGGGCGACTTGGCCCGTTTCGCGGTCTTCCTTGCCCGGGGCGACGACCGGGTACTCAGTGCCGGGTCCGTGCGGGAGATGCGGACCCCCGCCGCGCCGGCCGAGCCCGAGGATGTGGCGGCCGGTACCGCCTACGGTCTCGGCATGCAGGTCCAGCACCGGGACGGCCGGATCCTCGTGGGGCACGGCGGCTCGCTTCCCGGCTTCCTGGCGAGCCTCGCCATCAGCGTGGAGGACGATCTCGCGGCCGTCGTGCTGTCCAACTGCACCTCCGGTCCCGCGGTGGCGGCGGTCGGCGCCGATCTCGTCCGTATCGTGGCCGAGGCCGAGCCGCGGCTCCCGGAGCCGTGGCGGCCGTTGCCCGAAGTCGACGGGGCTGTACTGGAGTTGGCGGGCCAGTGGTACTGGGGGACCCAGGTCCATGCGCTGCGGCTGACAACCGACGGGGGTGTCTCGCTGGGGCCGATCTCCGGCAACGGCCGACGCTCGCGGTTCCGGGCCAACGGCGACGGCACCTGGACGGGACAGGACGGCTATTACGCGGGGGAGCCACTGAAGGCCGTACGGCGTCCTGACGGGTCCGTGAGCCACCTGGACCTCGGGTCGTTCGTGTTCACGCGGCAGCCGTACGAGGAGGGGGCTCCTGTGCCGGGTGGAGTGGACCCCGAGGGCTGGAGAGGGATCCAGTAGGCGCTCTGACAGCAAGAAGCGGCCTGTTTCACGTGAAACAGGCCGCTTCGGCGTGCACGGAGAAAGCTGTTCCAGCAGAGGAAGGCGTTCTGGAGGGGCTTCTCAGAGCGCCATCTTGAAGCCCACGTGCGAGGCCGTGAAGCCGAGTCGCTCGTAGAAGCGACGGGCGTCGGTCCGTGTGACGTCGGAGGTCAGCTGGACCAACTGGCATTCCTGGCGCCGGGATTCGTCGATGGCCCACTCGATGAGCTGTGTGCCGAGGCCGCTGCCGCGCTCGTCGGCGTGGACCCGCACGCCCTCGATGAGGGAGCGCGTCGCACCCTTGCGGGACAGCCCGGGAATGACCGTGAGCTGGAGGGTGCCGACGACACGGCCCTCGCGTACGGCGACCATCACGTGCTGGTTCGGGTCGCCGTTGAGTCGCTCCAGCGCTGCCAGGTACGGGCTCAGATCGTCCGGTGACTCCCGCTGGGCGCCCAGCGGGTCGTCGGCGAGCATGGCGACGACGGCCTGGACATCGTCCGCGACGGCGGGTCGTATCTCAAGATCTCCCATGGCCGCAGCCTACGCAGGAGCGGGCACGCTCGCCGATTCCACGGCCCGGACCAGTGGGGCGAGTTCGGGCTTGCCGGCCGCCTCGTCGAGCGCCTCGCGCAGGGCCGCGTCGTTGGTGGGCCGCGCCTCTTCGAGGAGCTTGAGGCCCTTTTCGCTGACATCGGTGTAGATCCCCCGACGGTCGGTCGGGCACAGGTAGCGCGAGAGCAGTCCGCGGTCCTCGAGGCGGGTGACCAGGCGGGTGGTGGCGCTCTGGCTGAGGACGACCGCGTCTGCGACCTGCTTCATCTGCAGATGGCCTCCCTTGCCGTCGTGCTGTCGGCTGAGCACATCGAGCAGGGAGTACTCGCGCACGCTCAGGTCGTGCTTGGCCTGCAGGGCGCGCTCGATGTGGGCCTCGATCCTCCCGTGGAGCAGGGAGAGGGCGCACCAACCCTGGGCGAGGGCGGTGAGTGCGGGGTCCGTAGCTGTCATGGCGTCTTCCTCCGTCCCGGAGCGGCTCAGAGCCAGCATAGAACACGTCCGCAATAGACCGCGCTTGCATATAGCCCGCGTCTGCAAGTATTGTGAACGCACGCAAAGCGCTTCTGCAATCGTCTGGGAAGGTGTATCCACCCATGCCTCTCGCGCTTCTGGCCCTCGCGATCGGGGCCTTCGGAATCGGCACCACGGAGTTCGTCATCATGGGCGTGCTGCCCGAGGTGGCCGGCGACTTCGGTGTCTCCATCCCCACCGCCGGACTGCTGGTGACCGGCTACGCCCTGGGCGTGCTGCTCGGTGCCCCGATCATGACCGCGCTCGGCACGAAGGTGCCCCGCAAGCGGATGCTGATGCTGCTGATGGGGCTGTTCGTCCTCGGCAACCTGCTCTCCGCCGTCGCCCCGGTCTTCGGCCTGATGCTGGCAGGCCGGGTGGTCGCCTCGCTTGCCCACGGTGCCTTCTTCGGTATCGGCTCGGTGGTCGCCGCCGAGCTGGTCGCGCCCGAGAAAAAGGCCGGTGCCATCGCCATGATGTTCAGCGGCCTCACCATCGCCAATGTGGTGGGTGTTCCCCTGGGGACGCTCGTCGGGCAGTCCGCGGGCTGGCGTGTCACCTTCGCCGGTGTCGCCGCGCTCGGCGTGATCGGACTGCTGGGCATCGCCAAGCTGGTCCCCGAGATGCCCAAGCCCGAGGGCGTGCACCTGCGGCACGAGCTGGCCGCTCTCAAGAACGTCCAGGTCCTGCTGGCCATGGCGATGACCGTGCTCGGCTTCGGTGGTGTCTTCGCGGCCGTCACCTACATCGCGCCGATGATGACGCAGGTGACCGGATTCGCCGACGGCTCCGTCACCTGGCTGCTGGTCCTCTTCGGCCTCGGCATGGTCGGCGGGAACCTGGTCGGCGGAAGGTTCGCCGACCGCGCGCTGATGCCGATGCTGTACGTGTCCCTCGGCGGCCTGGCTCTTGTGCTCGCCCTGTTCACGGTCACCGCGCACAACAAGATCCTCGCGGCCGTCACCCTCATGTTGATCGGCGCACTCGGCTTCGCGACGGTGCCGCCGCTCCAGAAGCGTGTCCTCGACCAGGCTCACGGCGCCCCCACACTGGCCTCGGCCGTGAACATCGGCGCCTTCAACCTCGGCAATGCCCTTTCGGCCTGGCTCGGCGGCCTCGTCATCGCGGCCGGGTACGGCTACACCGCCCCCAACTGGGTCGGCGCCGTCCTCGCCGCCGGTGCCCTGGTCCTCGCCCTCCTCTCGGCCGCCCTGGAGCGCCGCGCTAAGGCATCCAGCACGGTCGTCGCGGGCGGGGCGCCCACGGAGCAGCGAACGGCCGTCCACCACTGAGCCCTCGCGGACCAGCGGACCGCCGTCCACCAGAGAGCACCGCCCCACCACACCCACGGTCGAGCACCACCTCACGGCGCCGACCATCGAGCATCACCCCGCGATGCTCATCAGCAAGCAGCACCCCACAAGGAGAAACCCCGTCATGAGCACCACCACCACCGCTGTCGTCCCGCTGACCATCCAGGACGCCGAGTTCCTCGTCACCGCGGCCCGCCGTGCCGCCGAGGCCGCCGGGGTCACGGTCAGCGTCAGCGTCCTCGACGCGGGCGGCCACCTGCTCGCCTTCCGGCGCGACGACCGGGCCGTGCTGATCTCCGGGGAGACCAGCACCCGCAAGGCCTACACGGCCCTCCAGCTGGACTGCGCCACCGCCGACCTCGTCGACGCGGTCCGGCCGGACGGTCTCTTCCACACTCTGCCCACGGCGCTCGACCGGCCGCTGCTGTTCCTCGCGGGCGGTGTCCCGGTCCACCGCGACGGCCGTCTGATCGGCGCGATCGGCGTCGGCGGCGGGGTGCCGGAGCAGGACCACGGATTCGCCGTCGCCGCCGTGGAGGCTCTCGTCCAGGAGTAGGGGCGACTCAGCCCGCCGCCACCGTGAGGGGAGCGAACCGCCGGGTCCAGTCGCCGGGCAGCTCCGAGATGCCGTACGTCATCACCGAGTTGAAGGCGATGGGCGCCAGGCCGCGTTCCTTCACCCACGCCAGCAACTCCTCGTGCCGTACGTCGATGTCGGTGCGCAGCGGTCGGTCGGTGCGGGCGGCCAGCGAGGCGAACAGCGCCTTCGCCGTCTCCGTGTCATGGGCGATCAGCGGGCCCACCACATGCGTGTCCATGTTGGGCCAGGCCGCCGCGTACCCGGTGATCCGGCCGCTGTCCTCGGCCACGAGCAGGTGGTCGGCGAAGGCGGGCAGCCGCGTGATCACGTGGGTGCGGTCGGAGCCGAAGACCTCCTCGTCGAGCCGGAGGATCGCCGGGAGGTCCTCGGCCGTGGCAGGGCGCGTGGCGACCTCGGGTTCCGAGCCGCGAGGAGTGAAGTGGCCGCGGACCATCTCGGCCCGGCCGATGGCCTTGAAGCCCAGCTCTTCGTAGAGCGGGCGGCCGTACGGCGTCGCGTGCAGGGTCAGCGGAGTGGTGCCCATCCCGGCGACGATCTGCCGCATCAGCCGTCGGCCGACACCCTGGCGGGCGTACCGCTCGGCGACGAGGACCATGCCGATGGCGCCGAGCTCGGGGCGTTCCTGTGGTCCGTACTCGGTCACGATGCACGCCGTGACCAGACCGCCGTCGGGGTCGTCGATGCCGTAGCCCCTTCCTGCTGCGAGGAGCAGGCCCCACTTATGTTCCTCGCGGGGCCAGCCCCGGTCCTCGGACAGGTCGGCGCAGGCGGTGAGATCCCGAAGCGTCAGACGGCGGATGGGCAGATCGGCGAGGAAAGGTGTCGGCACGCAGGTCAGGCTGTCCGACACCCACCCCCGACGTCCACCGGTTTCCGGGTGATGGAGGGGCTTTTGGCCATGCCGGGCTCCCACTTGTGCGGACCGCCGACAGATGTTTCACGTGAAACAGCGACGCGCCCCACTAGCCTCGGCGCCTATGGCGAGACTTCATCTCTTCGACCTCGACGGAACGCTGCTGCACGGAAGCACCGCGCCCTTGGAGATCTCACGGCAGATCGGGCTGGAAGCCGAGACGGTGGCGATCGAGCAGGCGATCTCGGCGGGGAGGATCGGCCCGCCGGAGTATGCGGCGCAGGTGTATGCCCTGTGGACGGATCTGACCGAGGCACACGTGGCGGCGGCCTTCGCAGGGGCTCCGTGGTTGTCCGGTATCGAGGACGTCTGGGCGGAGATCAGGGGGCAGGGCGACTACTGCGCCGTCGTCTCCCTCTCGCCCTCCTTCTTCGTGGAACGGCTGACGGAGTGGGGCGCGCACGCGGCGTACGGCTCACGTTTCCCCGCGTTGCCGTTCACCGAGCCCGTGGATCCGGCGGGCATTCTCAGCGCCGCGGCCAAGGTGCAGATAGCGGACCGGCTCTGTGAAGAGTTCGGGGTGAAACGGGCCGACTGCATTGCCTACGGCGACTCGCTGTCGGACAGGGACCTTTTCGAAGCCCTGCCGGTATCAGTCGCGATCAACGCGGACCAGCATCTGGCGAGCCTCGCCACGCACTCCTACGCGGGGCTGGATCTGTGGGAAGCCTATGAATTGGTCCGACGTGCCGTGTAAATGAGGCAATTGAGCGTTCGCCCCCGCCAATTGGTGGCCACGGAACAGGGGACTTGTCTGTGGCGCGCCTGCCGGTAGGGTCGACTCCGGTTCGCGTCCGACGTGATGTACGCATGTCCCGTCGGACGGGCACGCAGACCCATGCAGCCTAACGGGACGGAGAGATCGGAC
Above is a genomic segment from Streptomyces sp. R21 containing:
- a CDS encoding MarR family winged helix-turn-helix transcriptional regulator; protein product: MTATDPALTALAQGWCALSLLHGRIEAHIERALQAKHDLSVREYSLLDVLSRQHDGKGGHLQMKQVADAVVLSQSATTRLVTRLEDRGLLSRYLCPTDRRGIYTDVSEKGLKLLEEARPTNDAALREALDEAAGKPELAPLVRAVESASVPAPA
- a CDS encoding HAD family hydrolase gives rise to the protein MARLHLFDLDGTLLHGSTAPLEISRQIGLEAETVAIEQAISAGRIGPPEYAAQVYALWTDLTEAHVAAAFAGAPWLSGIEDVWAEIRGQGDYCAVVSLSPSFFVERLTEWGAHAAYGSRFPALPFTEPVDPAGILSAAAKVQIADRLCEEFGVKRADCIAYGDSLSDRDLFEALPVSVAINADQHLASLATHSYAGLDLWEAYELVRRAV
- a CDS encoding serine hydrolase domain-containing protein; its protein translation is MTTSMEELLPTTRRALLHRIAAAQAEGRAPSLVAAVVRGGEAVWHGSRTSVDGHGPDENVQYRIGSITKTFTAVLVLRLRDEGVLDLDDPLEKHLPGTGAGEATVAQLLAHTAGLAAESPAPWWERTPGSLRPDLADVLGEQPFLHPSGRRFHYSNPGYTLLGALVEELRGAPWEDVLRREVLEPLGLHRTSGQPQAPHAGGWAVHPWADVMLPEPSEDLGRMAPAGQLWSTTGDLARFAVFLARGDDRVLSAGSVREMRTPAAPAEPEDVAAGTAYGLGMQVQHRDGRILVGHGGSLPGFLASLAISVEDDLAAVVLSNCTSGPAVAAVGADLVRIVAEAEPRLPEPWRPLPEVDGAVLELAGQWYWGTQVHALRLTTDGGVSLGPISGNGRRSRFRANGDGTWTGQDGYYAGEPLKAVRRPDGSVSHLDLGSFVFTRQPYEEGAPVPGGVDPEGWRGIQ
- a CDS encoding heme-binding protein yields the protein MSTTTTAVVPLTIQDAEFLVTAARRAAEAAGVTVSVSVLDAGGHLLAFRRDDRAVLISGETSTRKAYTALQLDCATADLVDAVRPDGLFHTLPTALDRPLLFLAGGVPVHRDGRLIGAIGVGGGVPEQDHGFAVAAVEALVQE
- a CDS encoding MFS transporter, translated to MPLALLALAIGAFGIGTTEFVIMGVLPEVAGDFGVSIPTAGLLVTGYALGVLLGAPIMTALGTKVPRKRMLMLLMGLFVLGNLLSAVAPVFGLMLAGRVVASLAHGAFFGIGSVVAAELVAPEKKAGAIAMMFSGLTIANVVGVPLGTLVGQSAGWRVTFAGVAALGVIGLLGIAKLVPEMPKPEGVHLRHELAALKNVQVLLAMAMTVLGFGGVFAAVTYIAPMMTQVTGFADGSVTWLLVLFGLGMVGGNLVGGRFADRALMPMLYVSLGGLALVLALFTVTAHNKILAAVTLMLIGALGFATVPPLQKRVLDQAHGAPTLASAVNIGAFNLGNALSAWLGGLVIAAGYGYTAPNWVGAVLAAGALVLALLSAALERRAKASSTVVAGGAPTEQRTAVHH
- a CDS encoding GNAT family N-acetyltransferase; this encodes MPTPFLADLPIRRLTLRDLTACADLSEDRGWPREEHKWGLLLAAGRGYGIDDPDGGLVTACIVTEYGPQERPELGAIGMVLVAERYARQGVGRRLMRQIVAGMGTTPLTLHATPYGRPLYEELGFKAIGRAEMVRGHFTPRGSEPEVATRPATAEDLPAILRLDEEVFGSDRTHVITRLPAFADHLLVAEDSGRITGYAAAWPNMDTHVVGPLIAHDTETAKALFASLAARTDRPLRTDIDVRHEELLAWVKERGLAPIAFNSVMTYGISELPGDWTRRFAPLTVAAG
- the dnaB gene encoding replicative DNA helicase, giving the protein MSISEPLDDPWADSGPSDRLPASRQRRDGGRGRDEQHDRDRDNGPWDGSGTSFERVPPQDLDAEQSVLGGMLLSKDAIADVVEVIKGHDFYRPAHETVYTAILDLYAKGEPADPITVAAELTKRGEITKVGGASYLHTLVQTVPTAANAEYYAEIVHERAVLRRLVEAGTRITQMGYAADGDVDEIVNSAQAEIYAVTEQRTSEDYLPLGDIMEGALDEIEAIGSRSGEMTGVPTGFTDLDQLTNGLHPGQMIIIAARPAMGKSTLALDFARACSIKHNMPSVIFSLEMGRNEIAMRLLSAEARVALHHMRSGTMTDEDWTRLARRMPDVSAAPLYIDDSPNLSMMEIRAKCRRLKQRADLKLVVIDYLQLMQSGGKRSESRQQEVSDMSRNLKLLAKELELPVIALSQLNRGPEQRTDKKPMVSDLRESGSIEQDADMVILLHREDAYEKESPRAGEADIIVGKHRNGPTATITVAFQGHYSRFVDMAQT
- a CDS encoding N-acetyltransferase family protein — encoded protein: MGDLEIRPAVADDVQAVVAMLADDPLGAQRESPDDLSPYLAALERLNGDPNQHVMVAVREGRVVGTLQLTVIPGLSRKGATRSLIEGVRVHADERGSGLGTQLIEWAIDESRRQECQLVQLTSDVTRTDARRFYERLGFTASHVGFKMAL
- a CDS encoding dihydrofolate reductase family protein, whose amino-acid sequence is MRKLIYGMNLSLDGYIAAPGDDIGWSVPSDELFQFWSDRLQATDLSLYGRKLWQTMSSYWPTGDQQPGATPAEIEFARRWRDMSKVVFSSTIDKVDWNTRLVTGDAVAEITRLKAEDGGPMDIGGATLAGAAMRAGLIDEYVLATAPVLVGGGTPFFTALDNWVNLNLVETRTLPGGVILTRYETRR